In one Nocardioides luteus genomic region, the following are encoded:
- a CDS encoding LacI family DNA-binding transcriptional regulator: MTDTAGQARSARATIRDVAREAGVSTSTVSRVLDERLPPSRNETAERVREVAARLGYRKDSRASALRRQQSGTIGVLVPRLTDTVMAILFENIATAAAERQMFAIVATTADDPASERSAVESLLDQHVDGLVLTTARPDDAVITDLRERGVPLVLALRHDGVTPAVVGDDELGGYLATRHLLDLGHREIALVAGPSYASSAVGRVAGFRRAMAEAGIDDVDHLIHPSTFGMESGEEVGRRILSTSPRPTAVFAVNDNTAVGVLAAARAAGLSVPDQLSVVGYNDIPLAARLPVPLTTVHVPFDQIAARAVAALARLLASPGGTPPGTTTTLMPSLIPRASTAPPRAGGLR, from the coding sequence ATGACGGATACAGCAGGCCAGGCACGATCCGCGCGTGCGACGATCCGCGACGTCGCCCGAGAGGCCGGCGTCAGCACCTCGACCGTCTCCCGCGTACTGGACGAGCGGTTGCCCCCTTCGCGCAACGAGACCGCCGAACGCGTACGCGAGGTGGCGGCCCGTCTGGGTTACCGCAAGGACTCCCGTGCCTCTGCCCTGCGGCGCCAGCAGAGCGGGACCATCGGGGTGCTCGTGCCCCGCCTGACCGACACCGTGATGGCCATCCTCTTCGAGAACATCGCCACCGCCGCCGCCGAGCGCCAGATGTTCGCGATCGTGGCCACGACCGCCGACGACCCGGCCTCCGAGCGGTCGGCGGTGGAGAGCCTTCTGGACCAACACGTCGACGGGCTCGTCCTCACCACCGCGCGCCCGGACGATGCGGTGATCACCGACCTCCGCGAGCGCGGCGTTCCCCTGGTCCTCGCCCTACGGCACGACGGCGTGACGCCGGCCGTCGTCGGCGACGACGAGCTCGGCGGCTACCTGGCCACTCGCCACCTCCTGGACCTCGGCCACCGCGAGATCGCACTGGTCGCCGGACCGTCCTACGCGTCGAGCGCCGTCGGACGTGTCGCCGGGTTCAGGCGGGCGATGGCCGAGGCCGGCATCGATGACGTCGACCACCTCATCCACCCGTCGACGTTCGGGATGGAGTCCGGGGAGGAGGTCGGCCGTCGCATTCTCTCGACCTCGCCGCGCCCCACCGCCGTGTTCGCCGTCAACGACAACACCGCGGTGGGTGTCCTGGCAGCTGCGCGGGCAGCCGGGCTGAGCGTTCCGGACCAGCTCTCGGTCGTGGGCTACAACGACATCCCGCTGGCGGCTCGGTTGCCGGTACCCCTCACGACCGTCCACGTGCCGTTCGACCAGATCGCCGCGCGCGCCGTCGCTGCGCTTGCCCGCCTGCTCGCCTCGCCCGGCGGGACCCCGCCCGGCACGACCACGACCCTCATGCCCTCGCTGATCCCGCGCGCCTCCACGGCACCCCCGCGCGCGGGCGGCCTGCGCTAG